In Eleginops maclovinus isolate JMC-PN-2008 ecotype Puerto Natales chromosome 10, JC_Emac_rtc_rv5, whole genome shotgun sequence, the following proteins share a genomic window:
- the mms19 gene encoding LOW QUALITY PROTEIN: MMS19 nucleotide excision repair protein homolog (The sequence of the model RefSeq protein was modified relative to this genomic sequence to represent the inferred CDS: inserted 1 base in 1 codon), whose protein sequence is MAADDALLLSLVEEFVSGLQDSKAKDTATAVKNGEFTILQLVEALGLSLTSSQPHTRARGVQLLSEVLHECYGALTEREVEVLIAFYENRLKDHYVITPPVLQGLRALTKCTVLPPGSAVSMLRSLFQDVHVQSLMLTERSCVYNMLINLMASREAELKGLGPDFVFGFVQSMDGERDPRNLLLAFQIAKSIVLRGYDLGKFTEELFEVTSCYFPIDFSPPPNDPHGITKEELILTLRDVLTGTPRFAEFLLPLIIEKLDSDVLSAKLDSLQTLTACVSQYDHKDLAEFLDGLWASLRREVFQTSSEKIESAGLAAVTAITSCLSRSVLNSDSEDSLTTFLELVLKDCKHHLCEPDLKLVWPSAKLLQAACSASIRASCAITAAIMPSLIEQYTSRAQCSHRRTLLEVVQRFIQSVKTSQTSESEDSVFLAFRPSLCSMVFSALTESNSSLQITASSVLTSLAQQPGLLLDSDIELAVDHLTRLLLTEEDDRVSVAVVDCAGALAELHPAAFISKFIPRLKTEMFSEPMDQDNNXSTSEQLSHHAVRQRCLSALAAVSKKPSVVQESTPVLLQVLSSAHTGVFAAEEVVSACHSLQRIAEQVQDSEETGRCFHDIIIPRLLSLALKAALQGEDSRSPLLEEAVLSAMVPVISTSCSRLQPTLALQTASKAVSLFLDGDVSFLPDNSFPSNIQLLKQQGGSWPQSQMVCLLMGCVCSLPRSVEVPRVDELLSALEEMSCTVLHPLSYTSAAKCLAGLLNKKPQGDSLDSRIQSTMKRVCSELDSSSSSLHTQAFTLLIWVAKALLLRYHPLFTTLTDKLFSLLDDAALGPLAADGFSLLMSDSPDILNRGCHADVRIMYRQRFFSENSAKLVQGFNAAPQEKKPNFLKALSNIVNKLPKQVQLTELPALLSLLLEALSCPDLGVQLSTLSCLQPVLADPPPSLIQQLEALISRLLVLTGSPAMEVRIASLRCIHAVSKFPEHEILPVRARVLRALARPLDDRKRLVRREAVQARGDWFLVGS, encoded by the exons ATGGCTGCGGACGATGCGCTGCTGCTGTCTCTGGTGGAGGAGTTTGTCTCTGGACTGCAGGACAGCAAAGCCAAAGATACAGCAACAG CTGTCAAAAATGGAGAGTTTACAATTCTGCAGCTGGTGGAGGCTCTGGG ACTGAGTCTGACCAGCTCTCAGCCTCACACTCGAGCCAGAGGAGTCCAGCTCCTCTCTGAAGTTTTACACGAGTGCTATGGAGCTCTTACCGAGAGAGAAG TGGAAGTGCTCATCGCCTTCTATGAGAACCGTCTGAAGGACCATTACGTCATCACTCCTCCTGTTTTACAGGGGCTCAGAGCGCTG ACAAAATGTACCGTGTTGCCTCCTGGCTCGGCGGTGTCCATGCTGAGGTCTTTGTTCCAGGATGTTCACGTTCAG TCTTTGATGCTGACGGAGAGATCCTGCGTCTACAACATGCTCATCAACCTCATGGCGAGCAGAGAAGCAG AGCTGAAGGGCTTGGGACCAGACTTTGTGTTTGGCTTTGTGCAATCAATGGACGGAGAGAGGGATCCTCGTAACCTGCTGCTAGCCTTCCAGATCGCCAAAAGCATCGTCCTCCGAGGTTACGATCTAG GTAAATTCACAGAGGAGCTGTTCGAAGTGACGTCCTGCTACTTCCCCATCGACTTCAGTCCA CCTCCCAACGACCCCCATGGCATCACCAAAGAGGAGCTGATCCTCACCCTGAGGGACGTCCTCACTGGGACGCCTCGATTTGCAGAG TTTCTGTTGCCTCTCATCATTGAGAAACTGGACTCTGATGTTCTGAGTGCAAAGCTGGACTCGCTGCAGACTCTG ACGGCTTGTGTTTCACAATACGACCACAAGGACTTGGCAGAATTCCTCGATGGACTGTGGGCGTCCCTGCGCAGAGAG GTGTTTCAGACATCGAGTGAGAAGATCGAGTCTGCCGGCCTCGCCGCTGTCACCGCAATCACTTCCTGCTTGTCTCGCTCCGTCCTCAACTCTGACTCTGAAGACTCCCTCACCACCTTCCTGGAGCTCGTCCTCAAAG ACTGTAAGCACCACCTGTGTGAGCCGGACCTGAAGCTGGTTTGGCCGAGCGCTAAGCTGCTTCAGGCCGCCTGCAGCGCCTCCATCAGGGCGAGCTGCGCCATCACAGCCGCCATCATGCCCTCCCTCATCGAGCAGTACACCAGCAGAGCGCAG tgTTCCCACAGACGCACATTACTGGAGGTGGTGCAGAGATTCATCCAGTCAGTGAAAACCAGTCAGACTTCAGAGAGCG AGGACAGTGTGTTCCTAGCTTTCCGTCCGTCTCTGTGCAGCATGGTGTTCTCCGCTCTGACGGAGAGCAACTCCAGTCTGCAGATCACGGCCTCCTCTGTGCTCACATCACTGGCTCAACAACCAG GTCTGCTGCTGGACTCTGACATCGAGCTGGCTGTGGATCACCTGACCAGACTGCTGCTGACTGAGGAGGACGACAGAGTGAG TGTGGCCGTGGTGGATTGTGCCGGAGCTTTAGCAGAGCTACACCCTGCAGCCTTCATCAGTAAATTCATCCCGAGACTAAAGACAGAGATGTTTTCTG AGCCGATGGATCAGGACAACA AGAGCACTTCTGAGCAGCTTTCCCATCATGCAGTGCGGCAGCGGTGTCTCTCCGCTCTGGCTGCAGTGTCCAAAAAGCCCAGTGTGGTCCAGGAGAGCACGCCTGTCCTGCTGCAGGTCctcagctctgcacacacag GTGTTTTCGCGGCGGAGGAGGTGGTGTCGGCGTGCCACAGCCTGCAGAGGATAGCGGAGCAGGTTCAGGACTCGGAGGAGACAGGGCGCTGCTTCCATGACATCATCATCCCGCGCCTGCTGTCTCTGGCTCTAAAGGCGGCGCTGCAGG GTGAGGATAGTCGTAGTCCTCTCCTGGAGGAGGCGGTCCTCTCCGCCATGGTGCCTGTCATCAGTACTTCCTGCTCCAGGCTGCAGCCCAC GTTGGCGCTGCAGACGGCATCGAAGGCGGTGTCTCTGTTCCTGGACGGAGACGTTTCATTTCTGCCTGACAACTCCTTCCCTTCAAACATCCAGTTGCTCAAG cagcaggggggcTCCTGGCCTCAGTCTCAGATGGTGTGCCTGCTCATGGGATGTGTGTGTTCGTTACCTCGCAGC GTGGAGGTTCCTCGAGTGGACGAGCTGCTGTCAGCGCTGGAGGAGATGAGCTGCACCGTCCTCCACCCGCTGTCCTACACTTCGGCTGCTAAATGCCTCGCTGGCCTGCTGAACAAGAAACCACAGG GTGATTCTCTGGACAGCCGGATTCAGAGCACAATGAAGAGGGTGTGCAGTGAGCTGgactcttcctcttcatcattacACACTCAGGCCTTCACCCTCCTGATCTGG GTTGCCAAGGCTCTGCTCCTCAGATACCATCCTCTGTTCACCACACTGACTGACAAG ctctTCTCTCTGCTCGATGACGCCGCTCTCGGTCCGCTGGCAGCCGACGGTTTCTCGCTGCTGATGAGCGACTCCCCCGACATCCTGAACCGCGGTTGCCACGCAGACGTTCGCATCATGTACCGCCAGCGCTTCTTCAGCGAGAACTCGGCCAAGCTGGTGCAGGGCTTCAACGCTGCGCCGCAAG AGAAGAAGCCGAACTTCCTGAAGGCTCTGTCCAACATCGTCAACAAGCTGCCAAAGCAGGTTCAGCTCACTGAGCTCCCAGCG ctgctgtCCCTGCTGCTGGAGGCTCTGTCCTGTCCTGATCTGGGGGTCCAGCTCTCCACGCTGTCCTGCCTGCAGCCCGTCCTCGCGGACCCCCCGCCCTCCCTCATCCAGCAGCTGGAGGCTCTGATCAGCCGCCTGTTGGTCCTCACCGGCAGCCCCGCCATG GAAGTAAGAATCGCCTCGCTGCGGTGCATCCATGCTGTTTCCAAGTTCCCTGAACACGAG ATCCTTCCGGTGCGAGCCCGGGTTCTGCGAGCTCTGGCCCGACCTCTGGACGACAGGAAGAGGCTGGTGAGAAGAGAGGCGGTGCAGGCCAGAGGAGACTG GTTCCTGGTTGGAAGTTGA